A stretch of DNA from Streptomyces xanthii:
GTAGCCGGCCTCGTCGACGTAGCCGAGGTCACCGGTCCAGTACCAGCCGTGGTGGACGCGTTCGGCGTTGGCGGCGGGGTTCTTGTAGTAGCCCTCGAAACGGGCGGCACCCTCGGTGTCGACGATCTCGCCGATGGCCTCCTCGGGGTTGCGGACCCGGCCGTGGGCGTCGAGCAGGGCGGGCGGGCACACGGCGCGGGTCTCCGGGTCGACGATCCGCACGCCGTCGCGCGCGGGCACGCCGAGCGCGCTCGCGGGCCCTCCGGGCGCCTGCTTCAGCATGCCGGCGCCCTCGCTGGATCCGTAGCCCTCGACGAGCCGGCAGCCGAAGCGGCTCAGGAACGCCGACTTGTCCTCGGGGGACGCCTCGGTGCCGAAGGCGTGGGTGAGGGGGTTGTCGGCGTCGTCGTCGCGGGCGGGCTGCCCGAGGACGTAGGCGATCGCCTTGCCGACGTACGTGAAGAAGGTGGCGCCGAAGTGCCGTACGTCGGGCAGGAATCCGGACGCGGAGAACTTCGGGGTGAGGGCGACGGCGGCGCCCGCGGCTAGGGCCGGCGCCCACAGGGCCATCAGCGCGTTGCCGTGGAAGAGCGGCATCGGGCAGTAGCAGATGTCGTCGCGGGTCACTTCGTACTTGGCGGAGTTGGCGTGGCCGAGGCCGGCGAGGCGGCCCTGTGAGCAGATCGCCGCCTTGGAGGCGCCGGTGGTGCCGGACGTGAACAGGAGCAGCATCCGGGTCGTCGCGTCGACGGCCGGGTCGCGGGCGGGCTCGGCCGCGAGGGCGGCGACCCGGTCCGCGTACGCCGGGTCGTCGACGAGGACGAAGCGCTCGGGCGGTACGCCGACGTCGAGCCCGTCGAGCAGCGCGCGCCCGGCGCGGTCCGTCACGATGAGCCGGCAGTCGGTGTGCCGGACCTCCTGTTCGAGGTGACTGCCGCGCCGGGTCGGGTTGATGCCGACCACGGCGGCGCCGGCGAGGGCGGCGCCGCCGAGCCAGAAGAGGTACTCCGGCACGTTGTCGAGCAGGACGCCGATGTGGAAGGGCCCTTCGGCGCGCGGGGTCCGGGCGAGCGCGGCGCGGGCCGCGCTCTCCCGGACGACCTCGTCCCAGGTCCAGGTCCGCTCGCGGGTGAGCAGTCCGGGCCGGGTGTCGCCGGTGCGGGCGAGCAGCAGGTCGGCGATGGTGTCGTGGGTCACCTCTCGGTCCCCGGTTCAGATCATCGAGCGCATCGGGCCCTGCGGGGGCTCGACGCCGATGTCGGTCAGCGCGGCGGCGTGGTAGACGGAGCCGGGCACGTGGATGGCGTGCGTCAGGCCGACGTGGGCGTCGCGCCAGAACCGCTGGAGGGGGTTGTCGTTGCGCATCGCGTTGCCGCCGGAGCGGGCCACGATCTCGTCGACGGCGCGCACGGCCCGCCAGGCGGCGCTGGTCTGGATCCGGCGTCCGGCGGCGCGCCGGGCGAAGTCGACGGTCTCGCCCGCCTCGACCATGTCGTACACGCGGCAGACGTTGTCGAGCAGCGCGGAGCGGGACGCGGCGATCTCGGCGGCGGCCTCGCTGACCGCGTAGAGGACGTACGGGTCGTCGCGGACGGCGGTGCCGGTGATCTGCACGCGGTCGCGCTGGTAGGCGAGGTGGTGGGCGAGGGCGCCCTCGCAGATGCCGATGACGGAGGCGGTGATGCCGAGCGGGAACGCGGCCGAGAACGGCAGGTGGTACATCGGGTTGGTCAGGCCGCGCTCCTTGGCGAGCCGGCCGTCGATGACGTCCTGGAAGTCGATGACGCGGTACTCGGGGACGAAGGCGTCGCGGACGACGATGTCCTTGCTGCCGGTGCCGCGCAGGCCGACGACGTCCCAGGAGTCGGCGACGATCTCGTAGTCGGCGCGGGGCAGGATGGCATGCATGGCCCGCGGCGGCTGGAGCATGGCGCCGTCCTCGTCGGCGAGGAAGGCGCCGAGGAAGATCCAGTCGCAGTGGTCGGTGCCGGACGAGAACTGCCAGTGCCCGTTGAAGACGTAGCCGCCGTCGACCGGCCGCAGCAGGCCCATCGGCGCGTACGGGGAGGCGATCCAGGTGTCGGGGTCGGTGCCCCACACCTCGTCCTGCACCTTGGGGTCGGCCATGGCCATCTCCCAGGGGTGCACGCCGACGACACCGGAGACCCAGCCGGTCGCGCCGTCGCAGGAGGCGATCTTCATGATCGTCTCGGCGAACTCGCGGGGGTGCAGCTCGAGTCCGCCGTGCGTCTTCGGCTGGAGCATGCGGATGGCGCCGGTCTCGCGCAGGGCCTTGGCGGCCTGGTCGTCGAGGCGGCCGAGCGTCTCGTTGGCGGGACCGAGGGCGCTGATCTCCTCGGCGCGCTCGACGACGGCGTCCAGAACCGGATTGGGCATGGCGGATCACTACTTCCTTGCGAAAGGCGGGTGAAGGGGGGAGAGAAGGGCGCGGGGCGCCGCCGGCGGCCGGGCGGGACGGCCCGCGTTCAGGCCGTGCCGGCCACGGTCAGGCCGTGTCCTTGCGGGTCAGGAAGGCGAGGACCGCGCTCTCCCAGGCGGCCTTCTGCTCGATCATCACCCAGTGCCCGCAGTCGGGGAACACGTGGAGTTCGGCGTCCGGGATGGTGCGCATCGGCACGATCGACATGTCGACCGGGCTGACCCGGTCGTCCCGGCCCCAGGTGATGAGGGTCTTGGCCTTCAGGCGGTGGAGCACGGCCCAGTACGGGGGTTCGTCGGAGGCCGCGGCGGCGGCCGCCATGGCGGCGAACGCGGCGCTGCCGTACATGGAGCGGGCGGTGGCGAGCGCGTCGGGCGCGACGGCCAGCTGCCAGCGTTCCTCGACGAGTTCCTCGGTGACGAGGCTCTGGTCGAACACCATCGAGCGCAGCCAGCGGATCAGGCCCTCGCGGGTGGGGTCGTCGGTGAACTCGCTGAGCAGCCGGATGCCCTCGCCGGGGCCCGGGCTGTACAGGTTGCGGCCGATGCCGCCGATGGTGACCAGGCGGCGGACCCGGTCGGGGTGCTTCAGGGCGAACTGGGTGCCGACGATGCCGCCCATGGAGTTCCCGACGAGGTCGACCTGCTGGAGGCCCAGCGCGTCGAGGAACCGCTCCAGGGCCGCGGGCGCGGTCACCATGGGGTGGCCCTCGACCGGGTCGCTGACCCCGAAGCCGGGCAGCTCCAGGACCAGACAGCGGAAGTGCTCGGCGAACGCGGCGAGGTTGCCCCGGTAGTTGCGCCAGCCGGTGACGCCGGGGCCCGAGCCGTGCAGAAGGACGAGCGGCGGCCCGTCCCCGGCCTCGTGGTAACGCAACACTCCTTGTTCGGTGACGAGTTCACGCAAGGTGGACTCGTGGGTCAGCTCCGTCATGTGCCTCGCCTCCGCCGGTTCCTTCGGTCGACAGCGCGAACGGTGCCAGGGGCGGGGGCCCAGCGGTCGGGGCCGTCCCGATCAGCGGGACGGGGCGTCCGGCCGGCCGGGATTCGCGGCCCGCTCGGGGCCCGGGTACAGGTCGCAGGAGACCTGCCGGGCGGCGTCGAGGACGAGCGGGGCGACGCGGTCGAGCGGGGCCCGGACCTCGCCCGCGAGGGAGATCGCCGCCACCGGTCCCGCGGGGCCCTGCACGGGCGCCGCGACGCAGGCGATGCCGGGGAAGTAGGCGCCGTACTCGAAGGCGATGCCCTGGCGGCGCCGGATCCGGTTCAGCTCCTGGTGCAGCTTCGGCGGGACGGCTACGGAGCGGGCGGGCGGGCGTTCGCGGACGGAGTCGAGGCGGGCCTCGGCCTCCTCGGGTTCGAGGCCGGCGAGCATGGCCTTGCCGAGCGCGGTCGCGTGGGCGGGCACGCGGCCGCCGACCCAGGAGGGCACGTTCGCGGCGAACCGGCCGCCGGCCTTGTCGAGGTAGTGCACCTCCGCCTCGTCGAGCACGGCGAGGTGGACGACAAGTCCGGTGCGGATCTGCAGTTCGTGCAGGCGGCCGGCGGCGGCCGAGCGGATGTCGGCGTGGGCGCCGTCGCCGCCGAGCCCGAGGGCGCGGCGGCCGAGGCCGTAGCCGGAGCGGGTGTGATCGAGCCAGCGGAGCCGGACGAGCTGTTCGAGGATCCGGTGGGCGGTGGAGCGGGGCAGGCTGGTGCGGCGTGCCACGTCCTCCAGGGTCAGCCGGGTCGTCCGGTCGGTGAACGCGTCCATGATCAGCGTCATGCGCTCGACCATGGACGGCGGCAGCTCCCGGCGCGCGGGCGCCTGCGCCACGGGCTCGGCGTCGACAACCGTCATGAGGCCCTCCATGCGGAAAGTGCGGGGTGCGGGGCGGTGGAACGCCGGCCTGAAACGGCGTCCGTTTTCCGAGTTCTAGCAGCGGGCCAGGACCGCAGGAAGGTGCCCGCAACGCGCTTTCCCACTCAGCGGGACAGGGGCGCGGAGAGCGTCGGGTCAGGTGCGGGAGGCCCGGAGTTCGACCGCGTCGAGGAGCAGGGAGAGGGTCGTCTCGAACTGGTCGTCCTCGTC
This window harbors:
- a CDS encoding AMP-binding protein, which codes for MTHDTIADLLLARTGDTRPGLLTRERTWTWDEVVRESAARAALARTPRAEGPFHIGVLLDNVPEYLFWLGGAALAGAAVVGINPTRRGSHLEQEVRHTDCRLIVTDRAGRALLDGLDVGVPPERFVLVDDPAYADRVAALAAEPARDPAVDATTRMLLLFTSGTTGASKAAICSQGRLAGLGHANSAKYEVTRDDICYCPMPLFHGNALMALWAPALAAGAAVALTPKFSASGFLPDVRHFGATFFTYVGKAIAYVLGQPARDDDADNPLTHAFGTEASPEDKSAFLSRFGCRLVEGYGSSEGAGMLKQAPGGPASALGVPARDGVRIVDPETRAVCPPALLDAHGRVRNPEEAIGEIVDTEGAARFEGYYKNPAANAERVHHGWYWTGDLGYVDEAGYFYFAGRSGDWIRVDGENTSALLTERVLRRHPDVLAAGVFGVPDPRSGDQVMAAIEIPEGTGFAALKLPDFLAGQEDLGTKGVPRYVRVSHALPATGSNKLRKKEMQSEGWRTADPVYRWTGRGAPAYALMTDADKAALREEFLANGRARFLP
- a CDS encoding IclR family transcriptional regulator; the protein is MTVVDAEPVAQAPARRELPPSMVERMTLIMDAFTDRTTRLTLEDVARRTSLPRSTAHRILEQLVRLRWLDHTRSGYGLGRRALGLGGDGAHADIRSAAAGRLHELQIRTGLVVHLAVLDEAEVHYLDKAGGRFAANVPSWVGGRVPAHATALGKAMLAGLEPEEAEARLDSVRERPPARSVAVPPKLHQELNRIRRRQGIAFEYGAYFPGIACVAAPVQGPAGPVAAISLAGEVRAPLDRVAPLVLDAARQVSCDLYPGPERAANPGRPDAPSR
- a CDS encoding acyl-CoA dehydrogenase family protein; its protein translation is MPNPVLDAVVERAEEISALGPANETLGRLDDQAAKALRETGAIRMLQPKTHGGLELHPREFAETIMKIASCDGATGWVSGVVGVHPWEMAMADPKVQDEVWGTDPDTWIASPYAPMGLLRPVDGGYVFNGHWQFSSGTDHCDWIFLGAFLADEDGAMLQPPRAMHAILPRADYEIVADSWDVVGLRGTGSKDIVVRDAFVPEYRVIDFQDVIDGRLAKERGLTNPMYHLPFSAAFPLGITASVIGICEGALAHHLAYQRDRVQITGTAVRDDPYVLYAVSEAAAEIAASRSALLDNVCRVYDMVEAGETVDFARRAAGRRIQTSAAWRAVRAVDEIVARSGGNAMRNDNPLQRFWRDAHVGLTHAIHVPGSVYHAAALTDIGVEPPQGPMRSMI
- a CDS encoding alpha/beta fold hydrolase, which produces MTELTHESTLRELVTEQGVLRYHEAGDGPPLVLLHGSGPGVTGWRNYRGNLAAFAEHFRCLVLELPGFGVSDPVEGHPMVTAPAALERFLDALGLQQVDLVGNSMGGIVGTQFALKHPDRVRRLVTIGGIGRNLYSPGPGEGIRLLSEFTDDPTREGLIRWLRSMVFDQSLVTEELVEERWQLAVAPDALATARSMYGSAAFAAMAAAAAASDEPPYWAVLHRLKAKTLITWGRDDRVSPVDMSIVPMRTIPDAELHVFPDCGHWVMIEQKAAWESAVLAFLTRKDTA